From a single Streptomyces liliifuscus genomic region:
- a CDS encoding carotenoid oxygenase family protein, with the protein MTDRTALPLYLRGRFAPVPEEHSTADLTVRGSLPTDLDGRYLRNGPNPMPGQDNGHWFTGHGMLHGIRLRGGRAEWYRNRWIRTRKLEGHPFIRGNATIDLTVTPANTHVIRHADTVLALCEVGLPYWVSPSLETVGPYDFGGRLTTAMTAHPKEDPVTGELHLFGTGCAPPHLTYHRVTAEGMLLDSRRIDVPGPTMMHDFAITEHHVLWMDLPVVFDPAFAGRGGMPYQWDEGYGARLGVMSRTPGSTDVRWYDVDPCYVFHVGNAYEDPRGRIVLDAVRYDHAGFRDAWTDLGGPAGPGGPAGAMEPGRSQSLAVLHRWTLDPATGHVTESQLDDRAAEFPTHNQTLTGRPNRYLYTVSGHGIAKHDLTRHTSHAYETPGSRHAGEAVFVPAADGGGEDEGWLLSLVSNDDGLAGELLVLDATDLSVQAVVELPYPVPVGFHGSWLPDLEILPKSHPAHSAEWEKWDPVAQAPHGS; encoded by the coding sequence ATGACCGACCGGACAGCTCTTCCCCTGTACCTCCGGGGCCGCTTCGCCCCGGTCCCCGAGGAACACAGCACGGCCGATCTCACCGTTCGGGGCTCCCTGCCGACCGACCTGGACGGCCGCTATCTGCGCAACGGCCCCAACCCGATGCCCGGCCAGGACAACGGGCACTGGTTCACCGGTCACGGCATGCTCCACGGCATCCGGCTGCGGGGCGGACGCGCCGAGTGGTACCGCAACCGGTGGATCCGTACACGGAAGCTGGAGGGACATCCGTTCATCCGCGGCAACGCCACCATCGACCTCACCGTGACGCCCGCCAACACCCACGTGATCCGGCACGCCGACACAGTGCTGGCGCTGTGCGAGGTGGGCCTGCCCTACTGGGTCTCTCCCTCACTGGAGACCGTCGGACCGTACGACTTCGGCGGGCGGCTGACCACCGCGATGACCGCCCACCCCAAGGAGGACCCGGTCACCGGCGAACTGCACCTGTTCGGGACCGGTTGCGCCCCGCCCCACCTCACCTACCACCGGGTCACCGCGGAGGGGATGTTGCTCGACAGCCGGCGGATCGACGTGCCGGGCCCGACGATGATGCACGACTTCGCCATCACCGAGCACCACGTCCTGTGGATGGATCTGCCCGTCGTCTTCGACCCCGCCTTCGCCGGGCGCGGCGGCATGCCCTACCAGTGGGACGAGGGGTACGGCGCGCGGCTCGGGGTCATGTCCCGCACACCCGGCAGCACGGACGTGAGGTGGTACGACGTCGACCCCTGCTACGTCTTCCACGTCGGCAACGCCTACGAGGACCCGCGGGGGCGCATCGTGCTGGACGCGGTGCGCTACGACCACGCCGGCTTCCGGGACGCCTGGACGGACCTCGGCGGACCCGCGGGCCCCGGTGGTCCGGCGGGTGCGATGGAGCCGGGCCGTTCCCAGTCCCTCGCCGTGCTGCACCGCTGGACACTGGACCCGGCCACCGGCCACGTCACCGAATCCCAACTGGACGACCGCGCGGCCGAGTTCCCCACGCACAACCAGACCCTCACCGGACGCCCGAACCGATACCTGTACACCGTCTCCGGTCACGGCATCGCCAAGCACGACCTGACCCGCCACACGAGTCACGCCTACGAAACGCCCGGCAGCCGTCACGCCGGGGAGGCGGTCTTCGTACCGGCGGCGGACGGCGGGGGCGAGGACGAGGGCTGGCTCCTGTCGCTCGTCTCGAACGACGACGGCCTGGCGGGGGAACTGCTCGTCCTCGACGCCACGGACCTCTCCGTCCAGGCCGTGGTGGAACTGCCGTACCCCGTCCCGGTCGGCTTCCACGGAAGCTGGCTGCCGGACCTCGAAATTTTGCCCAAGTCCCACCCCGCGCACAGTGCCGAGTGGGAAAAATGGGACCCCGTCGCCCAGGCACCACACGGATCGTGA
- a CDS encoding RNA polymerase sigma factor — MLPLNPPTDEELTRRAQAGETGALGLLLARHQAPMRAVALSVLGYGPDAEDAVQDAALTALRRIGDVRDPAAVGAWLRAIVRNASRTRLRDTRETPGLDGLDQLRLRDQETSHQEQLIEQHAMRDWIWDAVDELPPKLRLVLMLRHFSGVTSYQEIADVCEVPVGTVRSRLNQARGKMAQVLLSTAAQTHDDAAALTEDSRHEAVETLQASERGQLPQEISDLWPVESELVGPLSRPGERTHPVPVMRQTLEFGVRQTLRHVVASRDITIWEMDVTHHVTDHRADHICPPTLAWLMFRQNRRVQKLRLIFPASVSTGPAGFPEPA, encoded by the coding sequence ATGTTGCCCCTCAACCCGCCCACGGATGAGGAACTCACACGCAGGGCCCAGGCCGGCGAGACCGGAGCCCTGGGACTCCTGCTGGCCCGCCACCAGGCGCCGATGCGCGCGGTAGCGCTGAGCGTGCTCGGCTACGGCCCCGACGCGGAGGACGCGGTCCAGGACGCCGCGCTGACCGCGCTGCGGCGCATCGGCGACGTACGGGATCCGGCGGCCGTGGGAGCGTGGCTGCGCGCGATCGTGCGCAACGCCTCCCGCACCCGCCTGCGTGACACCAGGGAGACTCCCGGCCTGGACGGGCTCGATCAGCTGAGGCTTCGCGACCAGGAGACCTCGCACCAGGAGCAACTCATCGAGCAGCACGCGATGCGGGACTGGATCTGGGACGCGGTGGACGAACTGCCGCCGAAACTCCGGCTGGTGCTGATGCTGCGGCACTTCAGCGGCGTCACCTCCTACCAGGAGATCGCCGATGTCTGCGAGGTACCGGTCGGCACGGTGCGCAGCCGGCTCAACCAGGCCAGGGGGAAAATGGCCCAGGTGCTGCTGTCGACCGCCGCTCAGACGCACGACGACGCCGCCGCGCTCACCGAGGACAGCCGGCACGAGGCCGTGGAGACCCTGCAGGCTTCCGAACGCGGCCAACTGCCCCAGGAGATCTCCGATTTGTGGCCGGTGGAGAGTGAACTGGTCGGCCCGCTCAGCCGGCCGGGAGAACGCACCCATCCCGTCCCCGTCATGCGCCAGACCCTGGAGTTCGGGGTGCGCCAGACCCTGCGCCATGTGGTCGCCAGCCGGGACATCACCATCTGGGAGATGGACGTCACCCACCACGTCACCGACCACCGCGCCGACCACATCTGCCCGCCGACCCTCGCCTGGCTCATGTTCCGCCAGAACAGAAGGGTTCAGAAACTGCGGCTGATCTTCCCCGCGTCGGTTTCGACGGGCCCGGCCGGGTTTCCGGAACCTGCATGA
- a CDS encoding purple acid phosphatase family protein yields the protein MRCCFSAPLAAMSALPSPCEVLRSGALLAPTLLRAAAGAFHGSGRKSHGHHPDSLAAVHLELVTLTEDRAIITWYTGVPGTNDGLGHMLPAVTEGEVVYGTHPSRLDRTASEDRPTAHHHVELTDLEPGQTYYYQARSRGKAATPTPLHLIRGNAVGTNRYGLGSSRGPYSFTTPQPPPGRHLLSIALCNDFHIGETTAGLMAGLPLLRGVAQEPGLAPYPEIMSRALVEEAQRRGADLLLAAGDISAGGAPRDLAEAKRILDGFGSHGQDYFVVRGNHDRPRHREAGDAFREGFLGGAGPAYFARDLGGLRIIGLDTYEKDGNGADAGGLGDEQLSWFRARLKERGDQPTVVFGHHPLTVRDSLFPVSGGQRLGRRQARSILDAYASAPGVFLHHAGHTHRNKRTVLPQAPHVTLQEVSAAKDYPGGFCLLRIHSGGYALNHYKTSGAPAREWGERSRRVAGGLWPHHALGRAVADRNSMTAHDLSGVSPRGLSATAGSLLGPGTATS from the coding sequence ATGCGCTGCTGCTTCTCCGCTCCCCTCGCGGCCATGTCGGCCCTGCCCTCTCCCTGTGAAGTCCTACGATCCGGCGCCCTCCTCGCCCCCACGCTGCTGCGGGCCGCCGCCGGGGCCTTCCACGGGTCCGGACGCAAGAGCCACGGCCACCACCCCGACAGCCTGGCTGCCGTCCATCTGGAACTGGTCACGCTGACCGAGGACCGCGCCATCATCACCTGGTACACGGGCGTGCCCGGCACCAACGACGGGCTCGGCCACATGCTCCCCGCCGTCACGGAGGGTGAGGTCGTGTACGGCACACACCCCTCCCGGCTGGACCGCACCGCGTCGGAGGACCGGCCCACGGCGCACCACCATGTCGAGCTGACGGACCTGGAGCCGGGGCAGACGTACTACTACCAGGCCCGCTCGCGGGGCAAGGCGGCCACGCCCACGCCGCTGCACCTCATCCGCGGCAACGCCGTCGGCACCAACCGCTACGGGCTCGGTTCGAGCCGTGGCCCGTACTCATTCACCACGCCTCAGCCCCCGCCGGGGCGGCATCTGCTGTCGATAGCGCTCTGCAACGACTTCCACATCGGCGAGACCACCGCCGGTCTGATGGCCGGCCTGCCCCTGCTGCGTGGCGTGGCACAGGAGCCGGGTCTGGCGCCGTATCCGGAGATCATGAGCCGGGCCCTGGTCGAGGAGGCCCAGCGGCGCGGGGCGGATCTGCTGCTGGCCGCGGGGGACATCTCGGCCGGCGGCGCGCCGCGTGACCTTGCGGAGGCGAAGCGGATCCTGGACGGCTTCGGCAGCCACGGACAGGACTACTTCGTCGTACGCGGAAACCACGACCGGCCCCGTCACCGCGAGGCGGGCGACGCCTTCCGCGAAGGGTTCCTCGGCGGCGCGGGGCCCGCGTACTTCGCCCGTGACCTGGGCGGGTTGCGGATCATCGGGCTCGACACGTACGAGAAGGACGGCAACGGCGCCGACGCGGGCGGGCTCGGTGACGAGCAACTGTCCTGGTTCCGGGCCCGGTTGAAGGAGCGTGGCGACCAGCCCACCGTCGTGTTCGGCCACCATCCGCTGACCGTGCGGGACTCCCTCTTCCCCGTGAGCGGTGGGCAGCGTCTCGGCCGCCGCCAGGCCCGCTCCATCCTCGACGCCTACGCCTCCGCGCCCGGAGTCTTCCTCCACCACGCGGGCCACACCCACCGCAACAAGCGAACCGTCCTGCCGCAGGCGCCGCACGTCACGCTGCAGGAGGTCAGCGCGGCCAAGGACTATCCGGGCGGCTTCTGCCTGCTCCGGATCCACTCCGGCGGCTACGCCCTCAACCACTACAAGACCAGCGGCGCCCCGGCCCGTGAATGGGGCGAGCGCAGCCGTCGGGTGGCTGGGGGTCTGTGGCCGCACCACGCCCTGGGCCGCGCGGTCGCCGACCGCAACAGCATGACCGCCCACGATCTGTCCGGCGTCAGCCCTCGCGGCCTTTCGGCGACGGCGGGCTCCCTTCTCGGCCCGGGCACCGCCACCTCATGA